From the genome of Rarobacter incanus, one region includes:
- a CDS encoding CDP-glycerol glycerophosphotransferase family protein yields MAAPSMVRKASKTLRRILQRGLRRATTRWDASVVLIAVCVAMGVACTISGGPVTARIGAALAVICCGAIALGSPERLRDRFGTLLGVLPAIVGLVFLAFVKTAVPALALAFCLLIAIAAWCQDFHAPVPPLVRNLPGADSRSVPQFPATVRAFTRWGLAAGVWGTALCALVGAGTAGFAWGAGWCLAMALPAVIQGVRNRAAGRSIRRALDAYSPVFAMPYAGGAIFHIEMWERYIRAAGLPYIIVTMQERTLDLLAEATDVPIIVPAEASVLAVRETMPASLKAAFYVHNSGLNTLFFAAAPGVVDVFLHHGDGDKQSSSNPKSRKYDILYVAGQGAIDRYAMRGINIPREKFVIGGRPQTETIEVADRGILGLQVPTVLYAPTWAGRPPNDHFSSLPWGPRIVQQLLDRGARIIFRPHPVSRRAHDSRAIIESIEKMLERATATTGIEHIYGAQAETQWGVTEVTNASDAMVSDVSGIVTDYMQSGKPFAMVTTNCTVEQFRAQYPTSRGAYVISLVEPQTMESALDDMFGPDTLHDLRWRQRDYYLGGFNGDLQPSQAFVGLLNELANDQPITLDPSGFNS; encoded by the coding sequence ATGGCTGCCCCATCAATGGTTCGCAAAGCAAGTAAGACCCTGCGTCGGATTCTGCAGCGCGGGTTGCGCCGGGCCACCACGCGCTGGGACGCATCGGTCGTGCTGATTGCGGTCTGCGTGGCTATGGGGGTGGCGTGCACCATATCTGGCGGGCCGGTTACGGCCCGCATCGGTGCGGCCTTGGCCGTCATCTGTTGCGGGGCGATCGCCCTGGGATCGCCCGAAAGGCTGCGGGACCGTTTCGGCACCCTTCTTGGCGTCCTGCCCGCGATCGTAGGCCTGGTGTTTCTGGCTTTCGTAAAGACCGCGGTGCCTGCGTTGGCACTGGCTTTCTGCCTGCTGATCGCGATCGCCGCCTGGTGCCAGGATTTCCATGCGCCGGTGCCGCCGTTGGTGCGAAATCTCCCGGGTGCCGACAGCCGTTCCGTTCCGCAATTTCCCGCAACCGTGCGGGCGTTCACACGGTGGGGCCTTGCCGCCGGAGTGTGGGGAACGGCCCTGTGCGCACTTGTCGGCGCGGGGACAGCCGGTTTCGCGTGGGGCGCCGGGTGGTGCCTCGCCATGGCGCTCCCTGCGGTCATCCAGGGCGTTCGAAATCGCGCGGCCGGACGGTCGATTCGCCGGGCGTTGGACGCGTATTCCCCCGTCTTTGCCATGCCGTACGCGGGTGGTGCCATTTTCCACATCGAGATGTGGGAGCGATACATTCGCGCCGCGGGTCTGCCATACATCATCGTCACGATGCAGGAACGAACGCTGGACCTCTTGGCCGAGGCGACCGATGTCCCAATCATCGTGCCGGCCGAAGCGAGCGTTTTGGCGGTCCGCGAGACCATGCCCGCCTCCCTCAAGGCCGCATTCTATGTGCACAATTCCGGCCTCAATACCCTCTTCTTTGCGGCGGCTCCCGGCGTGGTCGATGTGTTCCTGCATCACGGGGACGGCGATAAGCAGTCCAGTTCCAACCCGAAGTCGCGAAAGTACGACATCTTGTACGTCGCGGGGCAGGGGGCAATAGATCGATACGCGATGCGCGGAATAAATATCCCGCGCGAGAAATTCGTTATAGGCGGTCGCCCGCAGACGGAAACAATTGAAGTCGCCGATCGGGGAATCTTAGGGCTGCAAGTGCCGACCGTACTGTACGCCCCGACGTGGGCGGGTCGGCCACCGAATGATCACTTTTCCTCGCTGCCCTGGGGGCCGCGGATAGTCCAACAGCTACTCGATCGCGGGGCACGGATCATTTTTCGGCCGCACCCCGTGAGCCGGCGCGCGCATGACTCCCGTGCGATCATCGAATCGATCGAGAAAATGCTGGAGCGGGCAACTGCGACCACCGGTATCGAACATATCTATGGCGCACAAGCGGAAACGCAGTGGGGCGTAACCGAGGTCACCAATGCATCCGACGCGATGGTATCGGACGTATCGGGAATCGTCACCGACTATATGCAGTCAGGCAAGCCCTTCGCCATGGTCACGACGAACTGCACTGTCGAGCAGTTCCGCGCGCAATACCCAACCTCGCGCGGCGCCTACGTGATCTCGCTGGTCGAGCCGCAAACCATGGAGTCGGCACTCGATGACATGTTCGGTCCCGACACCCTGCACGACCTGCGATGGCGTCAGCGCGATTACTACCTGGGCGGATTCAACGGCGACTTGCAGCCGAGCCAAGCCTTCGTCGGGCTTCTCAACGAACTCGCCAACGACCAACCGATTACCCTCGACCCCTCGGGGTTCAACAGCTGA
- a CDS encoding polysaccharide pyruvyl transferase family protein produces MNRFFSRALTKAGNTLIRLAKPQPRIRDNSRGGSLLHQDLLDRYQVSRSLLVDADGNVPARWWLVNDNFGDLLSPWILEQISGRKVVLADRTIPHYVAIGSIAKHIRPNSVVWGTGSFGTEGEEDICPSATYAAVRGPLTRSRLQHFGAKIPAIYGDPALLTPAFYFPRVEITHEVGMVTRWSERNRQAAEFGPGVAHITLDTTDIEGTLRQILACKRIVTSSLHGLIIADAYGIPSAWISSGTPRGGEFKFYDYFATVNKFRKVQHFSFTSAPVTVKRVLAKLCFDGRPIQFNFKALLDTCPLLERK; encoded by the coding sequence GTGAACCGCTTTTTCAGCCGCGCCTTGACCAAGGCCGGCAACACGCTAATACGCCTCGCCAAGCCGCAGCCGCGGATCCGCGACAATTCACGTGGCGGGTCGCTCTTGCACCAAGATCTGCTGGACCGCTATCAGGTGTCAAGGTCGCTGCTGGTTGACGCGGACGGCAACGTACCCGCCCGGTGGTGGCTAGTCAACGACAACTTTGGGGACCTGCTCTCGCCCTGGATTCTCGAGCAGATCAGCGGCCGCAAGGTCGTGTTGGCGGACCGCACCATCCCGCATTACGTCGCGATTGGATCGATTGCGAAGCACATACGACCCAACTCCGTAGTGTGGGGGACGGGTTCCTTCGGCACCGAGGGCGAGGAAGACATCTGCCCATCGGCCACCTACGCGGCCGTGCGCGGACCTTTGACTCGCTCGCGCCTACAGCACTTCGGCGCCAAGATCCCGGCAATCTACGGCGACCCCGCCCTGCTGACGCCCGCCTTCTACTTCCCTCGGGTGGAGATTACGCATGAGGTCGGAATGGTGACCCGTTGGTCCGAACGGAACCGCCAGGCAGCGGAATTTGGGCCCGGCGTCGCGCACATAACGCTCGACACCACCGATATCGAAGGTACGCTGCGGCAGATTCTGGCGTGCAAGCGCATCGTTACGTCGTCGCTGCATGGCCTGATTATCGCCGACGCCTACGGTATCCCGAGCGCGTGGATTTCGTCGGGGACGCCACGGGGCGGAGAATTCAAGTTCTACGATTACTTCGCGACAGTCAATAAGTTCCGCAAAGTCCAACACTTCTCATTCACGAGTGCCCCCGTCACCGTCAAGCGAGTACTCGCAAAGCTCTGCTTCGACGGGCGACCGATTCAGTTCAACTTCAAGGCACTGCTCGACACATGCCCGCTACTTGAACGTAAGTAG
- a CDS encoding bifunctional cytidylyltransferase/SDR family oxidoreductase, whose translation MRTIGVVLAGGIGSRLGLSVPKQLVKIAGKTILEHTVNALNESPEIDELIVMITPGWSENVATLLGERFGKLTRILEGGNTRNETTQRLIDALAEDAASEGELKLVLHDAVRPLVDNRMIAASVAALDEFGAVDVVIPSSDTIVEVDEDEVITSIPPRGRLRRGQTPQSFLYSVLKSAYELAANDPDFAATDDCGVVLTYRPDVPIKTVEGAEHNMKVTHPIDLYIADKLFQLASQPAAQVDLSELSGKVIVVLGGSYGIGAEMARIARSAGAIVEAHGRSTTGLHVESEQSIAAAFQAAHDAHGRIDAVVLTAGVLRMGRLNETTPEEVAQTVEVNFLAPIRVAQAAYPYLKESRGHLLFFTSSSYTRGRENYSLYSSTKAAVVNLTQALSEEWAPVGIKVNVINPERTATPMRSNAFGEEPPGTLLSAEQVADSALAVLTTQSTGVVVDVRRED comes from the coding sequence GTGCGGACAATCGGAGTAGTGCTGGCGGGCGGGATCGGATCTCGTTTGGGGCTGAGCGTTCCCAAGCAACTGGTCAAGATCGCCGGAAAGACCATTCTCGAGCACACAGTCAACGCTCTCAACGAGTCCCCCGAGATCGACGAATTAATCGTCATGATCACCCCGGGATGGTCCGAGAACGTGGCGACGCTGCTTGGCGAACGCTTCGGCAAGCTGACCCGGATCCTGGAGGGTGGCAACACTAGGAACGAGACCACCCAGCGACTTATCGACGCGCTCGCCGAGGACGCCGCGAGTGAGGGAGAGCTCAAACTCGTCCTGCACGATGCCGTGCGCCCGTTAGTCGACAACCGGATGATCGCGGCCTCGGTGGCCGCACTTGACGAATTCGGGGCGGTCGACGTAGTCATCCCCTCCTCCGACACGATCGTCGAGGTCGATGAGGACGAGGTCATCACGTCCATCCCGCCGCGCGGCCGCTTGCGGCGCGGGCAAACCCCGCAATCGTTCCTGTACAGCGTTCTGAAGAGCGCATACGAATTGGCGGCGAACGATCCGGACTTTGCGGCCACCGATGACTGCGGTGTCGTCCTGACGTACCGCCCCGACGTGCCGATTAAGACTGTCGAGGGTGCAGAGCACAATATGAAAGTCACCCACCCGATCGACCTGTACATCGCCGATAAGCTCTTCCAGTTGGCGAGCCAACCCGCGGCGCAGGTGGATCTTTCGGAGCTAAGCGGCAAGGTCATCGTCGTCCTCGGCGGATCGTATGGAATCGGCGCCGAGATGGCTCGCATTGCGCGATCCGCGGGTGCGATCGTCGAAGCGCACGGTCGTTCGACCACCGGCCTGCACGTCGAATCGGAGCAGTCGATCGCTGCCGCATTCCAAGCGGCGCACGACGCGCACGGGAGGATCGATGCGGTGGTGCTCACGGCCGGGGTATTGCGTATGGGGCGCCTGAACGAGACGACCCCCGAAGAGGTCGCGCAAACCGTCGAGGTTAACTTCCTGGCTCCGATCCGGGTGGCGCAGGCCGCGTATCCGTACCTGAAGGAGTCCCGCGGACACCTCCTGTTCTTCACCTCCTCGTCGTATACGCGGGGGCGCGAGAATTACTCGCTGTATTCCTCGACGAAGGCCGCGGTGGTCAACCTCACCCAGGCGCTCAGTGAGGAGTGGGCGCCGGTTGGCATCAAGGTCAACGTCATCAACCCCGAGCGGACGGCGACGCCAATGCGGTCGAACGCATTCGGCGAAGAACCTCCCGGCACGCTGCTGTCGGCGGAACAGGTGGCGGACAGTGCGCTCGCGGTCCTGACTACGCAGTCGACCGGGGTCGTCGTCGACGTGCGCCGCGAGGATTAG
- a CDS encoding glycosyltransferase, giving the protein MFDYSHRRLSRIEYDHSGAPWRQSDFDADGSRIRQDRFFTRSGIPFITRWFNVSNGQVDRAFIFPLMSLSAIEFKSQAELQAHIYSLISEGSDGLPVFVGDGIGSVDSLRLLPSQKTIRLMFFHSNHYSGSRALGARVKSDHLRVLRAGGDIDGIVALTPQQAADIRAEYPSAPPIFVVPHSLHFTDRVSDAGVRNPYRVIFLGRLAPEKRVVEIVHAFAPVARRFPQAELVIVGSGPTWEDVEAAVAELELVDRVTFRGWLPRAEAELAAAGMMVVASDFEGYAMTIGESLIQETPVVSFDLPYGPRAQLGDFGGLLVPYLDFAALSDALCALMADPARARRLGVQGRQWVLRARGESRVFATWLSIFEELDARKGATG; this is encoded by the coding sequence GTGTTTGATTATTCACATCGTCGCCTTTCTCGTATCGAATATGATCATTCCGGTGCCCCGTGGCGTCAATCAGACTTTGACGCCGACGGCTCGAGAATTCGTCAAGATCGGTTTTTCACTCGCTCGGGCATTCCTTTCATAACGCGGTGGTTCAACGTCTCTAACGGCCAAGTCGATCGGGCTTTTATATTTCCACTGATGTCGTTGAGCGCGATCGAGTTTAAGTCGCAGGCTGAATTGCAGGCTCACATTTATTCTCTCATTTCAGAGGGTTCCGATGGTTTGCCTGTTTTTGTCGGTGACGGGATTGGGAGCGTGGACAGTTTGCGCCTGTTGCCCTCGCAGAAGACGATTCGTCTCATGTTCTTTCATAGCAACCACTACTCAGGCAGTCGCGCACTGGGAGCTCGCGTCAAGAGCGACCACTTGCGTGTCCTGCGGGCGGGCGGTGACATCGACGGAATTGTCGCATTAACTCCGCAGCAGGCTGCAGATATTCGTGCGGAATATCCGAGCGCCCCACCTATTTTCGTCGTGCCGCATTCACTGCACTTCACCGACCGCGTATCAGATGCAGGGGTGCGAAATCCATATCGAGTTATATTTTTAGGACGCCTTGCCCCTGAAAAGCGTGTCGTTGAAATAGTTCACGCTTTCGCGCCTGTTGCCCGGCGCTTTCCACAAGCGGAACTCGTGATCGTCGGCAGCGGGCCAACCTGGGAAGACGTGGAGGCGGCCGTCGCTGAGCTTGAACTCGTTGACAGAGTGACCTTCCGCGGGTGGTTGCCGCGAGCCGAAGCCGAACTCGCTGCGGCGGGGATGATGGTGGTTGCCTCGGACTTCGAAGGCTACGCAATGACAATTGGCGAGTCATTAATTCAAGAGACTCCTGTCGTGTCGTTCGATCTGCCCTACGGTCCCCGTGCACAGTTGGGGGATTTTGGTGGGTTGCTCGTTCCTTATCTTGACTTCGCGGCGCTTTCCGACGCGCTCTGTGCGCTGATGGCGGATCCTGCCCGTGCGCGGAGGCTTGGGGTGCAGGGACGTCAGTGGGTTTTACGGGCGCGGGGGGAGTCGCGGGTTTTTGCTACGTGGCTGTCTATATTCGAGGAATTAGATGCCCGTAAAGGGGCAACGGGCTGA
- a CDS encoding bifunctional glycosyltransferase/CDP-glycerol:glycerophosphate glycerophosphotransferase, producing the protein MKSGTAFKRIETKARGIYRRARRKAGPARQKLLKYRFVKSMRLRLGGHQAPGRVSIVVPVYNVEKYLAECLDSLLDQTYKNIEIVLIDDGSKDGSTAIAKNYASEHSSIKYRRQSNQGLSAARNNGVRVASGEYLMFIDSDDTLHRSAISTLVKSLKASKSDFAVCGYQRQRAGRTVNPGSWIVDAMKFGESRVSPSDRPSIMVNVVAWSKLYRRSFWNSARLKFPVGKLYEDQVVAARAYSLAKSIDIIEQRFVNWRIRDEENSSITQRAREVDNLRHQIAAWDDSLKVYQRLKGSEVANIRRLQILQNDIPRLLPLNRESVTSEYLRTIADAVRRYLAHVTLDSDTDIWATVRLAYYLLQNRSYAEYWRLMKWAQGSLHDSAVKLSDSGETVLRLSPRFQRIADEANLDMRLPARARRGHVHVRSVVFSDHAIRIRAHARIAGVSSANNPPHYKATAVNARTGETVVVDARRVADPSASVEGAIAQVPSVDSAVELVVDCRQLTSSGSWRLHLIISQGGYVFDAPVYGNTSFPVDRRLAIDYGDRAYDLRLSAKYGLAINVRPLRLLVESVARSALGDIAVLLRGAQHAEKCLLRVEIDKDSVFESDWMRFEGSDSDHVVKIPAGFVEEWDRVRAINGASVNWADPSMGMTLSAVSQDGRSWPVGVPMEGTSNLGAYLAAERYRGRTARIVALPAAISIDDVAQADDGSILIEGEYPPHFRNELSVIIEGQRIRSVARAVRDGERFRVKLDLSSDRWGSPLKALDPGAYTLQFADSDGDLFTRLDIAEHLADTFVVSPPLSPGAITFNSCRVQANLDVNSYLEPGDRGTRNQQRNISRYQKAIDTGVQQDAVLFRSYYGEKSTCNALAIHEELYRRGADLRLYWGVQSPAVAVPEGGIPVLIGTREWYEIFGSAGVYIDNVHQPDYSRKRPGQIFVETMHGYPFKEMGLSYWRHFGYSEQRIESFLRRSAEWDFFVSPAPYATPLLRKEFGFDGETLEIGYPRNDRLVRGPKVGERQFLRGRLGIADDANVVLYAPTYRDASSTNEFQSTMNHFVDYADIASAVSSNTVFLVRGHHMNARVSTRLQSAPNVIDVTHYPEIGDLIVASDVAVLDYSSLRFDYALTGKPMVFLVPDLDEYLAGRSSLLPYLNTAPGDIVTDRAELIEALVEIYNGRDPHGQDRRAFVKEYMPLEDGNASARFVDRVWGNL; encoded by the coding sequence ATGAAATCAGGAACGGCATTCAAACGCATCGAAACGAAGGCTAGGGGAATCTATCGCCGTGCACGAAGAAAAGCCGGTCCTGCACGACAAAAACTGCTGAAATATCGGTTCGTCAAATCTATGCGATTACGACTAGGTGGCCACCAGGCGCCCGGTCGTGTTTCTATCGTGGTTCCCGTTTATAACGTAGAGAAATATCTTGCGGAATGTCTCGATAGCCTGCTCGACCAAACGTATAAAAATATTGAAATCGTTTTGATCGATGATGGTTCTAAAGACGGGTCAACAGCGATTGCTAAGAACTACGCAAGTGAGCATAGCTCCATAAAATATCGGCGTCAGTCGAACCAAGGGTTGAGTGCCGCACGTAATAATGGTGTTCGCGTAGCGAGTGGCGAGTATCTGATGTTCATTGATTCGGACGACACCCTTCACCGATCCGCGATTTCAACCCTCGTCAAATCGTTGAAGGCCAGTAAATCAGATTTCGCGGTTTGTGGGTATCAGCGCCAGCGGGCAGGACGTACCGTTAACCCCGGTTCATGGATCGTGGACGCTATGAAATTCGGTGAATCGCGTGTCTCGCCTTCTGACCGCCCTTCGATTATGGTGAACGTTGTAGCTTGGAGCAAACTGTATCGTCGTAGTTTTTGGAATAGCGCGAGACTCAAGTTTCCGGTTGGCAAACTTTATGAAGATCAGGTTGTGGCTGCGAGAGCCTACTCTTTGGCAAAATCCATTGACATTATCGAACAACGTTTTGTGAACTGGCGAATCAGAGACGAGGAAAATAGCTCAATCACGCAGCGGGCCCGCGAGGTAGATAACCTGCGGCATCAAATCGCCGCCTGGGATGACTCTCTCAAAGTGTATCAAAGACTCAAGGGATCTGAGGTCGCGAATATTCGCCGACTCCAGATTCTCCAGAACGACATTCCGCGCCTTTTGCCGCTGAACAGAGAATCTGTGACTTCGGAATATCTTCGGACAATAGCTGATGCAGTTCGCCGATACCTGGCTCACGTCACGCTGGACTCCGACACAGATATTTGGGCGACCGTTCGGCTCGCGTATTATCTGCTCCAGAATCGTTCGTACGCTGAATATTGGCGTCTGATGAAATGGGCGCAAGGATCGCTGCATGACAGCGCGGTGAAGTTATCTGATAGCGGTGAGACTGTTTTGCGCCTGTCGCCGAGATTCCAACGGATTGCAGACGAGGCAAATCTGGACATGCGGTTGCCTGCGCGTGCCCGGCGTGGTCATGTGCATGTGCGTAGTGTTGTCTTTTCTGACCATGCTATTCGCATACGGGCGCATGCAAGGATTGCCGGTGTTTCAAGCGCCAATAATCCGCCTCATTACAAGGCCACTGCCGTGAATGCTCGGACCGGAGAGACGGTTGTCGTCGATGCGCGTAGGGTGGCTGATCCGTCCGCAAGCGTGGAAGGGGCGATCGCGCAGGTTCCTTCGGTCGATAGCGCGGTCGAATTGGTCGTGGACTGCCGGCAGCTGACCTCAAGCGGCTCCTGGAGGCTGCACCTGATCATCTCACAAGGGGGTTACGTCTTCGACGCTCCCGTTTATGGCAACACCTCCTTTCCGGTCGATCGCCGGTTAGCGATCGACTATGGGGATCGCGCTTACGATCTCAGATTGAGCGCCAAATATGGCCTGGCCATCAACGTCAGACCCCTAAGGCTATTGGTCGAATCCGTGGCGCGCTCGGCTTTGGGCGACATCGCTGTCTTGCTACGTGGGGCCCAACACGCCGAGAAGTGCTTGCTACGGGTCGAAATTGACAAGGATAGTGTCTTTGAGAGCGACTGGATGCGGTTCGAGGGATCCGATTCCGATCACGTGGTGAAAATCCCCGCTGGTTTCGTCGAAGAGTGGGATCGAGTGCGTGCTATCAACGGTGCGTCGGTAAATTGGGCTGATCCCTCTATGGGAATGACACTTTCGGCGGTTTCACAGGACGGTCGATCCTGGCCAGTTGGTGTGCCGATGGAGGGCACATCGAACTTGGGCGCCTACCTTGCCGCCGAGCGCTACAGGGGACGCACCGCCCGGATCGTTGCGTTGCCCGCAGCCATAAGCATTGATGACGTGGCTCAGGCAGACGATGGATCAATTCTCATTGAAGGGGAGTACCCGCCCCATTTCCGTAACGAACTGAGCGTGATCATCGAAGGGCAACGAATCCGATCCGTGGCCCGAGCAGTACGCGATGGCGAGCGTTTTCGAGTGAAGCTCGATCTTAGTTCCGATCGCTGGGGTTCGCCGTTGAAGGCGCTCGATCCCGGCGCGTACACGCTGCAATTCGCGGATAGCGATGGCGATCTCTTTACTAGACTGGATATCGCGGAGCATCTCGCGGACACATTCGTCGTATCGCCGCCGTTGTCACCTGGGGCGATCACGTTTAACAGTTGCCGCGTGCAGGCAAACCTGGATGTGAACAGTTACCTCGAACCCGGTGATCGTGGCACAAGAAACCAACAGCGTAACATCTCCCGATACCAAAAGGCAATCGACACCGGTGTTCAGCAGGACGCGGTCTTGTTCCGAAGCTATTACGGCGAGAAAAGCACCTGTAATGCACTAGCGATTCATGAGGAGCTCTATCGCCGCGGAGCCGACCTTCGGCTCTATTGGGGCGTACAAAGCCCAGCGGTTGCTGTCCCTGAAGGTGGGATTCCAGTTTTAATAGGAACGCGCGAGTGGTACGAGATTTTCGGATCAGCCGGAGTCTACATCGATAACGTGCATCAACCCGATTACTCGCGCAAACGGCCAGGGCAAATTTTTGTTGAAACCATGCACGGATACCCGTTCAAAGAAATGGGTCTTTCGTATTGGCGGCATTTCGGATATAGCGAGCAGCGAATCGAGTCATTCCTTCGACGCTCCGCCGAATGGGATTTTTTTGTGTCCCCCGCGCCATACGCTACCCCGCTTCTTCGTAAAGAGTTTGGGTTTGATGGTGAGACGCTCGAAATCGGATACCCAAGAAACGACAGACTTGTTCGAGGTCCGAAAGTCGGAGAACGTCAGTTTTTGCGTGGACGTCTCGGCATAGCCGATGATGCAAATGTGGTTCTATACGCGCCTACTTATAGGGACGCGTCATCGACAAACGAATTTCAATCGACGATGAATCATTTCGTTGATTATGCAGACATTGCCTCGGCGGTCAGTTCAAATACCGTATTTCTAGTGCGCGGACACCACATGAATGCGAGGGTTTCGACACGCTTGCAAAGTGCGCCGAATGTGATCGATGTTACGCACTATCCCGAGATCGGAGACCTCATAGTCGCGTCGGACGTCGCAGTTCTTGACTACTCCTCCCTGCGCTTTGACTACGCCTTAACGGGAAAACCTATGGTCTTCTTGGTTCCAGATCTCGATGAATATTTGGCAGGGCGGTCGTCGCTACTTCCGTATCTCAATACTGCGCCGGGTGACATAGTTACCGATCGCGCGGAACTCATCGAGGCGCTCGTTGAGATTTATAACGGGCGAGATCCACATGGGCAGGATCGCCGGGCATTCGTGAAGGAATACATGCCGTTGGAAGACGGGAACGCAAGCGCAAGGTTCGTCGATCGAGTCTGGGGGAATCTGTAA
- a CDS encoding acyltransferase family protein has product MAAADPPGLAAMAPGGGAAPVARPRDPVWDTAKFIAITLVVVGHTIERYADSRLMYALYLFIYSFHMPMFAFISGRFSSSAGLTARSARSMIRTLIAPYVIFSVIWWFFGHVSDKPHAFDLTAPYWYLWFLVALVAWRLTLPLFAVIRFPVTVAVIIAVAAGYFPAADWHMAISRTLVFLPFFVAGWRTSGGLRLHRGFLAGPVAKIAAAALLPMAAAACYVWAPQADALALRPGVQGATPYVNLDWNPAWAGALRLALMMLAFVLIFAALSLTPRRAPRLADWGTRTMTVYIAHLFVIVAFTTWEAAFGWFDSAWKFAILVLAAIVLSVMLSARSLDRLLRPLIRPRLTWLVRYD; this is encoded by the coding sequence TTGGCCGCGGCTGATCCGCCGGGTCTCGCCGCGATGGCGCCCGGCGGCGGAGCCGCGCCGGTGGCGCGCCCCCGCGACCCCGTCTGGGACACCGCAAAGTTCATCGCGATAACCCTGGTTGTGGTGGGGCACACGATCGAGAGGTATGCAGACTCGCGCCTGATGTACGCGCTGTACCTCTTTATCTATTCGTTTCACATGCCGATGTTTGCGTTCATTTCGGGCAGATTTTCTAGTTCCGCGGGCCTCACCGCGCGCTCGGCGCGTTCGATGATCCGTACCCTTATCGCGCCGTACGTCATCTTCAGCGTGATCTGGTGGTTCTTTGGACACGTCAGTGATAAACCGCATGCGTTCGATCTGACCGCACCGTACTGGTACCTGTGGTTTCTTGTCGCATTGGTGGCCTGGCGCCTGACATTGCCCTTATTTGCGGTCATCCGATTTCCGGTGACAGTGGCAGTGATTATCGCGGTGGCCGCGGGGTATTTTCCCGCCGCAGATTGGCACATGGCCATTTCGCGGACCCTGGTTTTCTTGCCATTTTTTGTGGCGGGGTGGCGCACATCTGGCGGTCTGCGCCTGCACCGGGGATTCCTGGCGGGGCCCGTGGCGAAGATTGCTGCAGCCGCGCTTTTACCGATGGCTGCCGCCGCTTGTTACGTGTGGGCGCCGCAGGCGGACGCGCTCGCACTGCGACCCGGCGTGCAAGGCGCCACACCGTATGTGAATCTGGACTGGAATCCGGCATGGGCGGGCGCCCTCCGGTTGGCGTTGATGATGCTTGCGTTTGTTCTGATATTCGCGGCACTGTCCCTCACTCCGCGCCGTGCGCCGCGTCTAGCGGATTGGGGAACACGCACAATGACGGTCTATATTGCTCACCTCTTTGTGATCGTAGCGTTCACGACGTGGGAAGCGGCATTCGGATGGTTTGACTCCGCGTGGAAGTTTGCGATTTTGGTGTTGGCGGCGATCGTACTCAGCGTGATGCTTTCCGCTCGTAGCCTGGACCGTTTGTTGCGGCCACTCATCCGCCCGCGGCTCACGTGGTTGGTACGGTACGACTGA